In Glycine max cultivar Williams 82 chromosome 10, Glycine_max_v4.0, whole genome shotgun sequence, the DNA window ataatgtatcaataaaattaaaaaaacaacataattaatacaTTGATATAAAACACACAatacaaatgaaagaaaaatataaaaattacaaattattttagtcATGTACTTGTTTGTATAGACAGTTAGCCCGATTATGTCCTTCACTTCTACATAATGAGCATTTCTTAGGCCTAATTGAAATTTGTTCATTCatctcattaaaaatatatataacatgttttaaataataaaacattaaaataaaataataacatatcaaataaaatcacaataaatatactaataaaatcaacttaatattattttacatttttacatatatttttgttaattttttatttaaaataaaaatcaaaccgtaaaaaatattaaatttaaaagaaaaaatagatttacgaaaagaaaaaaataaattaacataacaaaaacatggctacaaataataaaaaaacagatttaaaaaaaaaaactatttaagaCTTTGAAGTCGTGaacctttaaaatattaaaaaaaagtatttacgactttaaagtcgtattttaaaaataaaaaaaaatacgactttaaagtcgtaaaataaaataagctttGTACTGaagtcataaatatttttacaacttcagttaaaaaaattaaaaaataataagtcgTAACAAGTGTTATGACTTCTGAGTTATAAGTCGTAACACTTGTTACGACTTATCccattttggataattttttaaaatatacccccaattaaaaaattacaaatttttttacccCGATTGGTAAAAAAGCCTTTTTTGAGCAACTTGTTGAGTAGACTAATTCATCAATCAATTGCCAGAGTTGAGTGGACCTTGTCCAACCACCATATACGTAACAAACTCTAAGGTGGGCACTAAGCTATTTTCAAAGAACAGAGATTTTTACTTTATTAGCCAGATACAACATCAACTTGCTAGAAATAAAGGGCCATACCTTCAACTTTAGTCCTTCTATATCCcatataaatttattcttttatttaagaCTACATAACATAATCAAGAGCAAACCATTTCCTTGCTTAATGTATTCACATTGTATTGAGCTGGAAAGACAATAGTTTGCTActgaaacaaaaatcataagttCTTCTAAACCTACGCATAAGTTGCAGACATAGCACGTGCATACAGATGGATAAAGATACTATACTTATAGAAATCATCATGAAGGCACTGTCCACATATAAATTGCATGCCTTAACGGTTGAATAAAATTGTTTCAGTGACActtaaaagacataaaaatagATTGTAATTATTCAGAtaacatgagaaaaaaaattgatgttcaatcaaataataataacaatatattaTAGCATTACCTTAGCCGCTGAACCAAAACTATGACATTTTAATGCAGAAAATGAGAGAGACGCCGTCAGAAAAACCTTGCAAACACTTCCAAGTTCTAGCACAAATGTTACCCCAAAGCCAAATCTTTGATGACTTTATGAGAtgttataaagaataaaaaataatgcattGACATCTGGTCAACAAATTTTACCTTGACCAGGAACTAGTGTCACATTGCCAAGAAATTCAATTCTGGATGGCAATAAGCCAGGTCAAAGTCCACCCACTTCAATGACTTGACTGCAAACTCAAAACGTATTTAAAGATTCATCTACAACACTAAACAATTGCGGTAGTATTTTCAATACCCAAATACATAAGACCAAAAAAACAGATTTACTCTCTGACAACGAATGATTCAAGGGTGAGTGAGACACTGGTCTGTGGTATATTTTGATTTGCcttgaaaatttgattttgattgtaTTAAACCCACATGCTACAGCAATATCTTTGTAAGACcatattttcttaagaaaggTTGTAAGGACGGAACAGAAAAATATACTTGACCATCGTCAATGTCATTAACAATTCAAGTTTGGAAAagataatgaaagaaaaatataaaacaagcaGTCTAATGGAGACAGAATCAATATGTCCTTTTTTGATAGTTAGGTCTTTAGagtttaatgaaaattaaacaatCCCAAGCTCCAACGGAAGTCAAGATTTTACAATAATCTGCTCTTCCAAACACAAATGTAAGTATATGAACAAAAAGGAGATTTATCTAACACATATTCATAAACAAAATCAGCTACAATGAGGATGCAGCAAGTTACAGAGAAAATTGAACATCACGAGACAAAATCAAGGGGAGAGGAAAACAAAACAGACCACAAGGATCCACGTCATTGTGATTTTTAGGTACAagaatcccccccccccccccccccccccttaccACTTCATTGTTGGTATCATCTTCATTTCAAATCACCAGCCTTTCTAATTCTTCCACTTTTTATCTCCATTGATCGTTCGCTTCTTCATTTTGTAATCTTCCATTTCTATAGAAGCATAATTAGGCTATGATATCATCTCAGCTTCTATTTTCATTACACAGCACCCACAAATAGAGGATGGGGGCAACAATTTACTCAGCATTGCTTGGCCTGCCAATAGAGTCAAGCCCTTCTGTACGGCTGCGCACAATTATATGGAACACATCCCTCACTTGGCGCTCCAAAGGGTCTAGTCCACCTTTCAAAGCATCACAGACTAGTGAAACCTCCTGCACTATCTGTCTAACCTCCCGTTCTTTCTCCTCTGTCAAAGGAAAGTGGACAGAATCAGCCAAATCATTCATCACTCTAGCACATTTCTCAATCTGATGAATCTCCTTAAGCAAGCCACAAGAATTCTTCCGCTCCCGCTTCTTCGACTCCTCCATGATCCTTTCGTGAAGCGAGAGGATTGCAGCAGCCCAGGAGTAATTCCTGGGAATGGTAAAATGGACATGTAATCCGCGGTCCTGGCATGGAATTGCAGCCACAAGAGCCCACATCACAAACAACAGGATCGAATTCATGATGAACACAGGCATTGCAAGGCCACCAGAAGCCATAAGCTCATTTGCCTTAGGTGGATAAATGTTGTTCCCAATTGCTTGGAGCTGCCTAGCAGCAGACCAAGTTCGAGAGACACTCCACGAAAGTGATCGAAAATGCCCCAAAGACCGATGGTGATAGGTATTATTACTGCTATTATTGTGACCATGGCTATGGCCATGACTATGATGGTCCCTGCTACCAGTGCTGCGGCCAAAGGACCGGTTTCGATGTGCAATCGAGGCGTTGGGATCCTTATCATCAAGCATCCCGATGTGCAAATCAATGAGAGCCTTCTTGGCTCTACGAAATTGGCCCTCACCAATGCTCCTCTGATGCCCCAATGCATAGGGCACAATCTCCAATAGCTTCTGCCATTGGCGAATCTGCTCAATACCATCACGAATGGCATTGCAAACATCCAAAGCCTTCACACTTCGCTCAAAGTAATCAGACACCATGCGATCCAAAGGGGGTCTCAACACCTGAGCCCTGTGGCTATGGAGAATGGCCTTGAATTCCTCTTGGCAACACAAGAAGCAATGAAGGAGCTTCCCAACCCACGAGAGCGAAAGCAAATCATCATGAACAACCGAAGTGAGTTCAAGGAACCGGTTAGTGACGTGTTGCTGAAAGGATTCTAACTCAGCCTCCAAGCTTGACCCTTCCATGGAAATGGAGTGAACCTGTTCTCGACGAAGACTCAGAATTGAACGGCCAAAATGGATTAACGATGAAGGAGAAGACGAACCTTGGTAGTCCGTCGCGGGCATTCTCACACACAACGCAACTTATACAAAACCTCACTCTCTCTTCCCCCAATACCTATCTCGTAGACCCAGTGGTAcccagaatttaaaaaaaaaaaaaaaacccgaaTTACTCTCCAAGTTGACAACTTTTTCACCTCAATTACAAAACCCagaaatcaaaaatcaaatttcacacACCCATTTCCCAAAATccaattttgaaaaaacaaaccttgaaaacaacaacaataataatctcAAGGTTTAAGACTTTTACAACTGCAACTTGACGTCCCGAGAATCGAAAACCCAAAATTTTCCTGAAACCAAAAAATTCCCCTCCAAATTGAAATCACTCCAATTGGAAAACCTAGAAGTGAGAACCAAAATTGGGCTTGAATTTGAACCCAGTGaaccaaaaacaacaacaaattgaGAATGAGAATTGAGAATCTAAAATAGAATTGATAGAATTTCAAAGGGTGAGAGAGAGAATCAGAAAAGGAAGtgagagaagaagagagaaatgtTGGGAGAAGTGAGGTATGGAACCCTAGTAGGAAGAGAGGGATTATATTGGGGACAATTGGACCGCGTATTATGGTggttgaaaaatataaacagCGAAATACGCAGAAA includes these proteins:
- the LOC100780049 gene encoding protein ROH1 → MPATDYQGSSSPSSLIHFGRSILSLRREQVHSISMEGSSLEAELESFQQHVTNRFLELTSVVHDDLLSLSWVGKLLHCFLCCQEEFKAILHSHRAQVLRPPLDRMVSDYFERSVKALDVCNAIRDGIEQIRQWQKLLEIVPYALGHQRSIGEGQFRRAKKALIDLHIGMLDDKDPNASIAHRNRSFGRSTGSRDHHSHGHSHGHNNSSNNTYHHRSLGHFRSLSWSVSRTWSAARQLQAIGNNIYPPKANELMASGGLAMPVFIMNSILLFVMWALVAAIPCQDRGLHVHFTIPRNYSWAAAILSLHERIMEESKKRERKNSCGLLKEIHQIEKCARVMNDLADSVHFPLTEEKEREVRQIVQEVSLVCDALKGGLDPLERQVRDVFHIIVRSRTEGLDSIGRPSNAE